One part of the Oncorhynchus kisutch isolate 150728-3 linkage group LG22, Okis_V2, whole genome shotgun sequence genome encodes these proteins:
- the LOC109866815 gene encoding VPS9 domain-containing protein 1, with protein MKPLQNAMKMAKVAIQLDAGNRQKEAYCEYLRSINFISHALLEDAESRKEEEMVAVEVEKMLRLAEQCLERVKSFVGKRDEPPPYSTTTPTNSAALSLTTALAPSVAVNPGKIVLPQPQEKIIDSGPKYNPRPGHRRVLSEGGGVVSLFLPPEVFQRLQTVESQDTRKELTPIEEASRLNQKLKANCEARLARLPPAQARTQKTSLTLSLQRQMMENLIIAKARQDALQRKMEERRLRLQEEANRRFAASGTINGEEQEQRVLYTNILEYEQDHDWPKLWKAKLKKNPDDATLVTGLVSCLLSCPDHPVIKLLKRLQYRVYNRLYPIVSKSLPASPALPMKPSRSTQSLLISDSHQNVSKSGTGHSLSSDASLNISSSHDHNANEAELDSDGPHTQNRENLFEDMEQFLTQMDRDPSHWDPDMIFEPSQLDQEFLVQDLEMHALKKHLKAIVKDIHIAIDQLLSLCLLSFECLNTANSKDLCVASIEEAFFTPIWSPLLTLFRKVHRERELSFESSMRLYQDASPGDVGVASKLYPQDHVVLHAYPYESAVQELRLLCRDCCPQKKLECIVRTLRLICACAEDYCCLHEADSKTAAIGADDLLPILSYVALHCELPQLVSECAALEEFIHEGYLIGEEGYCLTSMQSALQYVESLHTGGFQLHNTKSA; from the exons GAAGCTTACTGTGAATACTTGAGGAGTATCAATTTCATCTCCCACGCACTTCTGGAGGATGCTGAATCAAGGA aggaggaggagatggtagCAGTAGAGGTGGAAAAGATGTTGAGGCTAGCTgagcagtgtttggagagagtcaAGTCCTTTGTAGGAAAGAGAGATGAACCCCCTCCCTATTCCACCACCACACCAACCAACTCAGCAGCACTCAGCCTGACCACAGCCTTAGCCCCTTCTGTTGCAGTAAACCCTGGAAAGATTG TTTTGCCACAACCACAAGAGAAGATTATTGACTCGGGGCCTAAATATAACCCCAGGCCTGGACACCGCAGAGTTCTCTCTGAGGGTGGAGGGGTGGTCTCCCTCTTCCTGCCCCCAGAAGTCTTCCAGAGGTTGCAGACAGTGGAGTCACAGGACACCAGGAA GGAGCTTACACCCATAGAGGAGGCATCACGGTTGAACCAGAAGTTGAAAGCAAATTGTGAAGCTCGTCTGGCCCGACTGCCCCCTGCTCAGGCCCGGACACAGAAGACTTCTCTG ACTCTCTCTCTTCAGAGGCAGATGATGGAGAACCTGATTATTGCCAAGGCCAGGCAAGATGCT CTCCAAAGGAAGATGGAGGAAAGGAGACTGAGGCTGCAGGAGGAGGCCAACAG GAGGTTTGCTGCGTCTGGAACAATTAATGGAGAAGAACAGGAACAACGTGTTCTGTACACAAATATTTTGGAATATGAACAAGATCAT GACTGGCCCAAGCTTTGGAAAGCGAAACTCAAGAAAAATCCTGATGATGCCACCTTGGTCACCGGCCTTGTTTCATGTCTTCTCAG CTGTCCCGACCACCCTGTGATTAAGCTACTGAAAAGGCTCCAGTACAGAGTTTACAACAGGCTTTATCCAATCGTGAGCAAGAGTCTACCTGCAAGTCCTGCCCTGCCCATGAAACCCTCCCGCAGCACTCAGAGCTTGTTGATCTCAGACTCTCATCAGAATGTTTCAAAATCTGGCACAGGTCACAGTCTGTCCTCCGATGCCTCTCTCAATATCTCCTCCTCCCATGACCATAATGCCAACGAGGCAGAGTTGGATAGTGATGGGCCCCATACTCAGAACAGGGAGAATTTGTTTGAGGATATGGAGCAGTTCCTGACACAGATGGACCGGGACCCCTCTCATTGGGACCCTGACATGATCTTTGAACCATCACAGTTAGATCAGGAGTTCCTCGTTCAGGACTTGGAGATGCATGCTCTCAAAAAGCACCTGAAGGCTATAGTGAAGGACATCCATATTGCCATTG ATCaactgctgtctctgtgtctgctctcATTTGAGTGTCTGAACACAGCCAATTCTAAGGACCTGTGTGTGGCCAGCATAGAGGAAGCCTTCTTCACTCCCATCTGGAGCCCTCTGTTGACCCTCTTCAG GAAGGTCCACAGAGAGCGGGAGCTGTCCTTTGAGTCCAGTATGAGGCTGTATCAGGACGCCTCACCTGGTGACGTTGGTGTCGCATCGAAACTGTACCCCCAAGACCATGTTGTGCTGCATGCCTACCCCTATGAATCAGCAGTGCAGGAGCTTCGCTTGCTGTGCAGAGATTGCTGTCCCCAGAAAAAGCTGGAGTGCATTG TTCGGACATTGCGTCTGATCTGTGCTTGTGCTGAGGACTACTGCTGCCTTCATGAGGCGGATTCCAAAACAGCAGCCAT TGGGGCAGATGACTTGTTGCCCATCCTCTCCTATGTGGCTCTGCACTGTGAGCTGCCTCAGCTGGTGTCAGAGTGTGCTGCCCTGGAGGAGTTCATTCATGAAGG GTATCTGATTGGAGAGGAGGGCTACTGCTTGACCTCTATGCAAAGTGCTCTGCAATATGTGGAGTCATTGCACACAGGAGGTTTTCAGTTGCACAACACTAAATCGGCCTGA